Part of the Zingiber officinale cultivar Zhangliang chromosome 8A, Zo_v1.1, whole genome shotgun sequence genome, tttaaattataaattagaaaattgttACACAGTGACTCCCGTGTACGGCAAGGGCACCATGGAGTCCGCCACGAGCCGAACTCCTTGCGTCCACGCAACGTGTTTTGTCTCTACGCCTCCGGCGACGGACGCCGGGAGACTCCTTGGCGGACTTACGAGCTCGCCCTCGTTCGCCAGATGCGTGCCGCCCCGCAGCAAGGCGGAGTTGTGGCGGAGCCTGCGCCAGGCAAGCGCGGGTCCGACCTTCAACCATCAGCCCTGCCCCACGCTCCTCCGTTCTGCTTGATGCCTTCCACTTCTCGTGAAAGTTACGGATTCACCAGGTCCCGCCTCGATTTGTCTCCGCCTCGATTTGTCTCCACctcgattttttttttgtatttcttCCCTTTTTTCTTCCGAGTTTTGCTCGTTTATAAATTGAGGTCAACAGGATGGAAATTTCAGGGCCTCATGAAAGCCTAAAGATCGAATATTGGGGAaaagcggaagaataaaaaaaactcttttttttAGAGGCcgagaagaaaagaaaattggaGAAGTAAAAAAAGAACTTTGCACGTCACAGGAAACAGAACCGGCTTCACTTCGTTTGTAGCCGGATGGCCCAGTTGCTTGCGCCGGTGCGCTCTGTCTTGGTCCTCGAATTCCCTAAGTTGCCGCCGTGTTATGGAAACCTGTGGCCGAGAGTAGCAGTCGCGGTCGCGCAGAATTCCACACCTAGTCGCCGGAGCTgtcagaaggagaagagggaCTTCAGGATTGCTGCGACGACGGTTGGGGGTTTCTCATGGCGCGATGACGTTGCCGATGACTACTACACTGTTCTCGGGCTGGTAAGTCCCTTTTTCCTATGGATCATCCTGGTTCATGAACCCATCCATGAATTATGGTTGGTAAAAATGTTCAGTATTGCTATTGGTATAGATTAAAAGTTAATATGTATGATAAAGATCTTGCATCCTGCACTTCGATCCTAATTCCGAACCATAGATTGATCATGACAACTTTGTTCTTCAACTTGTCTTCTTCATCCAGCCATCACCCATAGATTGATCCTGAGCCATCCTACAACCTCTATGAAGGCTAAAAATGCACTTTGATGTTCCTTCTACATATCAAAGTTAGACTAGAGGCTACCAATTTTAAGATTAGTGTGCAACAGATTGAAGAAAGTAATAGCAAGATGCAGAAATTAGTTATATGGCTTAAAGTTGCTTCTTGTGGAGAAGTTAGATTTGTATGCTTATTACCATCAATCTAAATTTAAAGATAGCTTGTACCTTaggtttgatgatgatgatgattaaatGTCCTGGTTCTGATGTATTATACCACTACCAGCTTCCAGATGCCACCTCTCAGCAGATTAAGAAAGCTTATTATGATTGTATGAAATCATGCCATCCGGACTTGAGTGGGAACAATCCAGATATTACTAGCTTCTGCATATTCATTAATGAGGTTTATTCGGTAAGTTTTTTTCAAAATGGATTTTTTAAGTCTGGTTTTACAACCTCACATATATTGGAAAACTGATTATTCAGTGAATTAATGTGACCGGAAAGAACAGGTGCTTAGTGATCCTGTGCAGCGTATGGTATACGATGAAATTCATGGATATGCCCCAACGGCTATGAATCCTTTCTTGGATGATAGTGCACCAAAAGATCATGCATTTGTCGATGAGTTTTGTTGCATAGGTATCTCGAGTTTTCGTCTCATCATGACTTCATAGTGCATATATTGTATACTTATTTACAGCTCTTTGAGCTCATAGAATCTGAATTTACTTACAATAAGAACTTGATTCGCCAGTTATGTATACCTTAACTGTCATGCACTTGCGAAATTCTGATTTGAAGTAGCACTTGTCTTTGATGTTTGCTTTCCTTGTATGATCAGGGTGCAAAAATTGTGCTAATGTGGCCCCGGATGTATTCCAAATAGAGGAAGACTTTGGCCGTGCTAGAGTTTGCAGCCAATCAGGGAATCCTAACTTGGTTCAAGAAGCAATAGATTCCTGGTGAGTTATCATACTGGAAATTCATCAACTATTTGATCGACTTGATTTCACTTATTGTAAATGCAAACTGGGAATGTAGATATTTATAGTGTTTGATATCTAAGAGTACAGCTCGCCTTGTATGTTTTAACAGCTATGCTAACTCATGTAGTTTGAGCATCAAACCCTTTTGCTCCATGCTACGACACTGATGGACATGTTGTCACCCCTCATTGAGTTCATGAATCGTATATATAGATTATGTATATGTGTGTTTCCATTTTGTTATTTGCTAGCCTAATTTAACCACCATCTCAGTTGCTTATGTTGTTGATTTATATTTCAGCCCGGTCAATTGCATTCACTGGACATCTGCCGCACAGCTTTCTCTCCTTGAAGATGAAATGCGTAGGGTTGAGAGAATAAATGTAAGATAAGACGATTTTTCATCTTACAACTAATGATTCTTGGTTTGATACATTCATAATTTTCTCATAACCTGTTTTATAAATTCTTATCCATCATTGCTGGAAAAGTTAATCGATTTGTGATTTCTCGTGTAAAGAGGATTTGGTAGATTATGGTGACCAAGAATGTCGCTGCAATATGTTAAACTATTCTTAGTCTTTGCTAATTTCCACTTAGAACCACCTCAGCCATTGCCACATTCAATAGTTGTTTTTGGTGTTTGTTTGGCAGTGAACATTTAACTTCAATGAGATTGTCAGAAAACACGCCGATATTAATTATTTACTCAAACTGATGACAAAGTTGTTTCAATTTGAGCAGGTTGGACTAATGCTTGCTGGAATGGGGAGAGCATCCATAAATGTTTTTAGGATGGTACATAAAGATTGTTTTTTCTATAAATCTCTAATCatctttttttataaattctGGTATATTAGAACTACAAAGTTGTCACTTTACTTTCTACTATATTGACTTTTCTTGAGTTATACCATCGTTATCCCTTGTGCTATAGTTTTCTGAAAGTGAATATGATTTTTGATGTGGCAGGCAAGTTCAAGATGGGAAAAGCGCCAAGCGAAAGTCTTGGTAAGTTCTTTCGTAAGGGATTGATTCAAATGCGATCAAGTTACATCAATATTTCCAATTTATTACATTGTTTTCTCAATTCTCATGGTCCATTCTAGTTTGTTGAATTTCTCCTTCCTGTTTTTGTTGGCAAGCATTTCACAAATATGCTTTCCCTCGGGCGACATCCATAAGGAACTTTAGCATGGTCCGTTCTAGTTTGTTAAATACCGTAAAAAACTTTCGAGTTTGAAGGTTCCAATTTCGACTTGGATGATACTTTGTGAACCCTAGAAGCTGTAGAatgttgttactatcttattcctTAACATTTGTTCTCTGTTCCTCAGTGATTTCTTTCGAGTTCTCGAGTAAAAGAAATCTTATAGTTAGACATCGTCTTAACTTTCGATTAGTCTATTCATTCATTTACGGCTTCTATATCACGTCATACGCGAGGTATTAAATCAATTGCTTACTCCAAACCTCATTCCAAATCTCATCATGCGTGTATCGAACTTATCAGGAAAAGGCTAAAATGCGCATGATGAAGCAGAAAGACTCCAACAAGGCCGGACCTTGGAGCAATGTTTGGGGTTCACCACAGAATTACGAAAGCACAGGTATTGTTCATAACTTTCAGAAAAAGGTAAGAAGAACAAATTTGTATCGTCGTCACAAACTTAATCACGATGCTTCTGTTCTTGTCGACAGAGGAGGAAGTGAAGGAGAAAGCGAAGAGATCTGCGGCAGCCGCTAGAAGGTGGCGAGAGTACTCGAGAAATAGAACCGATAGACCTTCAACCTTCAAGCTTCCTGAGACGATGTCTAGGAAGGAATAGTCTGAGAAACAATCTCCATTGCTTGTACTTAAAACTCTTCAATTTCTTTACTTTAAAATCAATATTATTCGCCATATAtcgaattcaaattaatattcctgaaaatttttaaatttatagacTAATTTTAATTCATAAATTTGTAAATATTATGAAAacgtattttatatatatatataaaataataaaaatttagagtatttaaaaaataagaaagattcaaaaaagtatattttaaaaaaatactaaaataaaattgatCTCTTTTTAGGCTTCCTTCCCTTGATTATTAATTTGCTTGCCTCATTGGGAGCACATAGTGCCTTAATCCTcgacttaattaataattatccTTTTAATTATTACCACTATCACATGTTTATGGCCTCCCTCACTCCAAATTTGTAGTTGACtttagtttaaaaaattatttaagaagTTGACTTAGGAAAGTTAATTACCCATTAAAGAAACCACTTGCTcatgaataattttaattaatattaaaatatttatgaCTTAACTAATATTTAAGTAGTTAATATCGAacaaattttattaatattaaaatatttttgtttaatatttatgtaattttgtgtaatatatatattgattttcTATTCCGGACAGTGCGCTGCGGACATCCTCCATATCCAAGTGCctgtatttaaatttttgaaaaaaatataacatTTTCTTAAACAAATACTAAACTATAAGCATTTCAaacattaaacttaaaaatcttaTTCACTCAAATTCATTATAAtccaatttctaaattttaaaattttaaatcctaaatacaTATATAATATACCCTATGggcatctaaaattttaaattttgaacacTATAATCCAAGAAGGAAGCATAAACCCTAAGGAGAAATCTTATTAACTCAAATTCATTATAATCCaacttaaatcttaaaattttaaaccttaaatatatataatatactaaaataattttaaaaaaaatgtcttAGATTCAGGCTCATGAATTGAATTCTTCCATCAATTAAATTTAATATGGTGGTTATTGACATGGTGCTTGATAGTAAAAAGTAGTCCTCTCAGAGTGGTGCAGTAATTAAGACATGAGGTGTTATTATATAAAATCTTGGGGTCAAAACTCGACACGTCCGAGCATGTCTCCCCCATGTCTTCGTCACCTGCACTAATAGCTAGTAGTTACTTATAATTTACCTCCTTCGTATTGACATAGTGACAAATTAATAGGGGAGCTGGGCGAGAATAATCTTCTTTTGCCATTTGATGTAAAAAGTCAAATCTTTTATCTCGACAATGGCAGCCCTTCTAAGATAGCTCCGCTATCTAATATAAACATAAATCACGAGATGTCACTCAGCagctagagccgtcaatttgggttgggcccgtcgggttggcccgccccgccaaacaatttaagcgggttggattggaattttatcaacccaagtccgccgtgggtcgacccgcctaggcccgcgacccgcgcgggtcggcccgctcgggcttgggttggcccgcgggttgaaaaacacatgcAAGCGaagttttaggccaatttattatctttctttgttataattttgaaataaaaatagtacttttcattcaacataagtactcgtttgtgttcatttatatttaaaatacatgtttatgtatacatttaattgtagaaaactttttcgaagtaaaatgttgaagatataaaatatttttttgtttttttaaaaattttttatgggcccgtgggttggcccgccaaacccgcaacccgccctagaatgggttgggttggaaatttctcaactcgccaagttggcgggttggcccgccccgccccgccaaatggttagcccatcacgggccgacccgccccgccacgggttggcccgtctgacagctctatcaGCAGCACATACAAATAGACCTGACTACGGTTCGAAACTGACTGTTCGACAGTTCGGAAGTGTTGGTTCGACGATTCCAGATAGGTCGACCTGTAATCTTAACCGCCCAAgatggttacggttcacggttcagaaccgtcaGTTCACAGTTCGATTCATGGTTTGCCATAGTTCACCagggttcaagattattatgttaaaaaactataaattaaaattcattgtaaaaaaaaaagagcttgcacttatttaagttgtctacgtatccccttaggatataggggaatcaaagcccacgtaatttttttacgtttttatcCTTTACATTATCACTTACTTCTATTTCCCGTTTTTGTCGTATTCGTTCCttcaatattaaaattttcaacttcgtcatctaaagttgcattccttggattcttttctccgttctagtccaatcgtccagtaatactTGGGCTTCTAATGAGTCGgaagacaaagttgatcgtcattcatctaatatgttaccGTCGACACTGAATGTCTACTCCACAACAACAGTTAACATTcgacaaaaaaaaattctttgacGATCACAGAGAGGACGAGAAAGCTTTGAGCCTAtaaccaccactttaagatatcaaaatttttgctGTCtgtttcattaaaatcaaaagaagtcgtaaaataattctcaagttcctatgtGGAACTTAAGAATCCTCATGaatgttttgtccgttcttttaataaaagttgtacTTTTGTAacttttaaattactactaataATTTGTTGTATTTTAGAAACATTAATTTGTATTACATATGTTgcataatattaattataaatatcatataataaattctaatattatatataatattaactggatcaagagaagaaaaatctttaattggaattaaagcgtcataatataaatttaacatttcttgtaaaaaacttctaatttaaatatatgatctaaagcaaatgcaattaaataaattttaaggataaaataaaaatatttttaccatttagttttcatagctaatatgcaaggagataaagatttattattaatatattcatttaaaactaatactatattagaaaaaatttctaaaactaattgagcagtgggataataaacaccggaagttattcggttgcatcattaaatagttttaaaatttcacaaatattactacaaatattccattgttgtgaaaataaatatatattagtattagtattttgtgcaaaaaaatgaacataataattctttatattgaaatgaatcttataataattggtatgttgaattccaacgtgttggtacatcacgtgaaattttttaggtctcatttcattagttttacaaaacatactgcattgtttcattatagatggatgaggtcataaataagaaattgcaattctaattggtttaatataactttttaaaatttttaatccatcttgaatacataaatttaaaacacgGCATAcataacgaatatgaaaaaataaaccgccaataataggttggcaaacaaattttagatcatctatataagtggtattggaactagcattatctaatgatattgaaaatattttatgagttaagctatattattctaaaattaaatatgataattttgtgatgttatgagcattatgtgattcatcaaaaactctataagctaacaatcttttttggaggtcgatctaatggcaagtcacactCATTCATATACGAATGTATttaccaatgatcactccaaatatcgaaaaataaagaaactttattatctaatttactaaattcatcaattaaattctttttccttattttactaattttttaattacaagAATAAGTGTAGTTCTAGAAACACGTTTAGcatatggattaagagattctttagcacatggATTGAGAGattctttataaaaattttcaaatgtgcatttagatccaaaactaaaagaaagatgttctacagaaataaattcaactaatgattcttttaatttattatccgaatataaaaataaactggaataagtactaccgctagttgaagaaaatcttgataattgtgtttgagaacggtcgagtccatattccgtcaggTGCTTTGTTTCTATATGTCATTTCAATGACCCATAGTTGTCGTTGGTTTGAAATTTGTATGaaacattgcagtgcttacatttagcacgcatttctcccgacggaaaagtgacattctcaaaatgtttagaaaaaatataagactttagaggaggaagttctcgaaccttagaagtaattgcatcggtacgtCCTTGTGTTTCGTGTGTCGGATTCGGAAGGTGCTTGGTCTCATCATCGGTGAATTGAATATTGGGGTCCTCCTCTCGCGGATTCATTATATCCTTTCCCTTCTGAGCTCAAGATGATGCACTTCCACGATCTTCATTGTAATAAAATTGAGAAACGAAAAGTATTGAATATATGATTTAAgaaatgatcatttaaaatgaaatgatatatatatatatatatatatatatatatatatatatatatatatatatatatatatatatatatatatatatatatatatatatatatttggttcatGTCAAGTTAAAAAAGGTTTCATGATCGGCATCAATAAATCCTGTTATTCTGACGGACTGGGTCCGAACCAGACTCGGCCCGGGGTCGGATCTACATACAAAGAGCACATACAAAAAGAGATTAAAACAACTAGTAAAATATTCTGTATCCTATAGCTATTAACAGTATCATCTTTAaagggtcgatccccggggtgtcattgtctggggttaacgtctccgtcaTGCACTTTTCACCTATGTACttatatttacctccctccatatttaTGGAACCGATTCTAGGAGGCCGCTGATGTGacggttccatattttttttaacatcacGATGAAATAAACTGCTAGACGATGGCACCGTTTTGTTTATATGTATGGCAAAAAGCTCACCTTCAGAACTCTCATCAATCTATTCCTAAATTAACCCgaagaaaataaaatacagaTGTCTACTAAATTAATACAAATGACTAAGATATAAAGGAGGATATACTCGAATGTGCTACTCAATTCCTCATGTAATAATACTCTGTCCCAATCACTGTACCGTCTCACTCAGTGTACCGTCTGAGAGGGAATACCGCTTTGTTTATATATGGTGGCATGCTTGTCCCTTCTCTCTCAATTGTTCATGACGGAGAAGATGTCGTTGGATTCTTGGGACGCTAACGAGGACGGCGTCGCCTTTTCACCGGAGAAGCTCGCCGCCGGCGAAGGCGGCAACTTTAGGGCGACTCAGCCTCCGGCCAAGAAAAGGTGAGAGCTATCGACTCTGGTTCGAGAGTTCACCGGATATATGTAAGTGTCGATCTACTCATTGGTGCAACCTATCGAACAGCCGGCGGTCGGTGCAGAAGCGGGTGGTGTCGGTGCCGGTCGGCTTCGCGGATGGGCTCCTGGGGAAGAATGGAGTCGGCGGGGAGGTGTTTCCGCCGATGGACGCCTGGGCGTGGAGGAAGTACGGCCAGAAGCCCATCAAGGGATCTCCTTACCCGAGGTCGAGGCCACGAATTCTCGAACTAAATTTACGATAAAATTTTAGCGAAAAAGTTTTCTTAATCGAAAGGGACGTCGCAGAGGTTATTACCGGTGCAGCAGCTGCAAGGGCTGCCCGGCGAGGAAGCAGGTGGAGCGGAGCCACCACGATCCCACCACGCTCGTCGTCACCTACTCCTTCGACCACAACCACCCTGGGCCGCCGCCTAAGATCGCCCGCCGCCACCACGCTCCGCCACAGCCTCCGCCGCCAGAGGCGGGGAGGGAAGAGGAGAAGTGCCTGACGTCGGCGGAGGAGGAGGATCCGCTGGTGTCTATGATGATGGCGCTTGAGAACGGCGGGGAGTTCCGGTGGTTCACCGACGTGGCTTCCCCTTCCTCCACCTCGGCGGGATCCGACGAGCTGCTGTACGGATCCGTCCTCTTCGGAGGCAGCGGGGAGGCAGGGTTGGTGCCGGAGGAGAGGGAGACGGTGGGGGCGGGGGAGGAGGACGCAACGTTCGCCGGGCTGGGGGAGCTGCCGGAGTACTCAGTGGTGCTTCGCCGGGGCATGGCGGCGGCTCCGTGGGTCGGGACAACCGAGTGATGGATTTGTGGCCGTTGATTTGGATCTTGATTTCTTCTTTCTGACGCATAcacgatttttttttatttcgttTTGActgtatttttttgttttttgtttgtaTTCATACAGAGATAAATGAGCACATGGTGAGCAAATAAAGAAATAGTTATGTGATATGATATCTGGTGTTATTATATAAGAAAGGTTTAATTGCTTGATTAGCTTAAAGTTTTTTTAGTTAACATCCGGTATGCTAAATTTATCTTATTAgaaacttgtttttttttcttcttaaaaaaaatacttcttaaattttattttaatattgttaAATAATTTAACAAAGTATTGGAGAAAACTTACTATTTGGACTTTTCTGTGAGGCAAACAAATTTGGTATTAGGTAAGAGTCAGTTCATCAAATAAAATGTTTTCAAATTTTGTTGCTTTGCAAGGAAATTTCAAAAATGAAACCCAAAACTTGATATCATTGGATTGCTTAATTATAACCAGGTAGGGTAGGCGAACCAGAATGAATGACTGTTTACATCCGGGATTAGTCATAGGAAACCTGGACATCtagattataaaaagaaaaggacaaaTGAAAAGTTATATGGATTAGAACAACTTACCTTAAGATGACCTCAGTCTGCACAAGTTCAGTTGTATAGTTGTTAATCTTTAAGTAGTTCATCACTCGTCAGTGGT contains:
- the LOC122009803 gene encoding probable WRKY transcription factor 65, whose product is MVACLSLLSQLFMTEKMSLDSWDANEDGVAFSPEKLAAGEGGNFRATQPPAKKSRRSVQKRVVSVPVGFADGLLGKNGVGGEVFPPMDAWAWRKYGQKPIKGSPYPRGYYRCSSCKGCPARKQVERSHHDPTTLVVTYSFDHNHPGPPPKIARRHHAPPQPPPPEAGREEEKCLTSAEEEDPLVSMMMALENGGEFRWFTDVASPSSTSAGSDELLYGSVLFGGSGEAGLVPEERETVGAGEEDATFAGLGELPEYSVVLRRGMAAAPWVGTTE
- the LOC122009801 gene encoding chaperone protein dnaJ C76, chloroplastic-like, coding for MAQLLAPVRSVLVLEFPKLPPCYGNLWPRVAVAVAQNSTPSRRSCQKEKRDFRIAATTVGGFSWRDDVADDYYTVLGLLPDATSQQIKKAYYDCMKSCHPDLSGNNPDITSFCIFINEVYSVLSDPVQRMVYDEIHGYAPTAMNPFLDDSAPKDHAFVDEFCCIGCKNCANVAPDVFQIEEDFGRARVCSQSGNPNLVQEAIDSCPVNCIHWTSAAQLSLLEDEMRRVERINVGLMLAGMGRASINVFRMASSRWEKRQAKVLEKAKMRMMKQKDSNKAGPWSNVWGSPQNYESTEEEVKEKAKRSAAAARRWREYSRNRTDRPSTFKLPETMSRKE